The Syntrophales bacterium nucleotide sequence AAAAAGTCATTCTGGACAGATTGGATTTGACCGCGCAGGGAGAGCTTTTTGAACATAATGAAGATGAAAAAGACCGGCTGGCGAATGAACTCCGAAACATCATCGGTAAAATACCCGCTCTGCAGATTCATATCGACGAAGTGCATCATGCGGCGACGGACGACATAAAACTCCGCCAGGTTGTAAACAAATGGAGCGCGGGCGGGACGATCAATTCGGTGCTCGGATTTTCCGGCACTCCCTATCTTGGTTCGGCCGAGGGCGTAAAAATATCGGATTCCCTTCAGTTAAAATTTACCCAGATCACGAACACCGTTTTCTATTATCCCCTGACCACGGCCGTTAAGAAATTCCTGAAAAAGCCCCGCGTCGAGCAGACCTCCGGCCTCGCGTCCCTTCAGATTATTGAAAAAGGGGTAACGGACTTTCTTGAGACTTTCGGCAATATCGTTTATGAAAACGGCGCCATCGCCAAGCTCGCCGTTTATTGCGGCAGTATTGCCCGGTTAGAAGAAGAAGTATATCCGTATCTCACCGGGACAATGAATATCAAGCCGGATGAAATACTGAAATACCACAAAGGAAATAAAATCTATAAAACCACCAAAGAGGCGGAAACGGAATTTAATTCTATAGATACGCCGGTTTCAAAAAAGAAGATTATCCTCCTGGTGCAAATCGGGAAAGAAGGCTGGGACTGCCGCAGCCTTACCGGCGTCATTCTTTCGCAAAAGGGCGATTGCCCGACCAACATGGTCTTACAAACTTCCTGCCGCTGTTTAAGGCAGGTTGACAAAGGCAGGCATGAAACCGCCGTTATTTGGCTCAATGATGAGAACGCCAAAACCCTGGACAAACAACTGAAAGAGGAACAGCATACCAGCATTCAGGAACTTACCATGCTCGGGAAAGACGGCGAGCCCGTCATGGTGGAGCGCATTTCCCGCATGGATTATCTCAAACTGCCTAAAGTTGATTTTTATCAACTCCATGTGGAATCCTCAGCCATCGCCAGCGAAGAAGCGGTTAATCCCGGACAAAATTTGTCAAACGTGAATGTCAAGGATCATTTCGACACGGCTACGGTCATTGAACGCGGCTTATCGCCGGATGAATTAAAAACCAAGGATATCCTTGCCCGGATTGAAGGGGAACGCGCGGGATTCGATTTATGGATATACGTCATTTCCCGTGAAAGTATGGGAAGCATCGCCAGAAGCGACCTTTACCCGTACCAGCTTGAACTGAAAAGCATCTTTGACGCGATTACTTTTGAAAAAGGCGCAGCCCGTTACTTTAACAGCCTCTTTCGGCAGGACGAGATCCGCGCCCGGATCCGTCTGGCTTTTCACAAACACCGAGAACTGGAAATAAAATCAGAAATTGTTCTGCAAAGCGCGAGTTTACTGGTTATTGAAAAACTTTCCCCGGTGGAGGAGCAAGACAAGCTGTATCCCCACGCTGCCGAGGTAAAAGAGATCATCCAGGCGGACGCAACCGGCAAAGACATGGCCCTGCTCCAGAAAGAAGTGGAAGCAGCACAAAGAAAAATGCAGGAGTTTATCGCCTCTCAGCCGAATCCCGACTTGTTTGCGATGGCGGGCTTCAACGCGCAAGTTCCGAAAATATTCTCCCAAGCCCTAATCAGCAAAAATCGGACATTTCATTATCTCCCTTACAATTTTTATCAAAGCCGGTTTGAATTAAACTTCCTGAAAGAAGTCGTCTCGCTTGCGACATTCACGGAAAATAACTTAGAAGTGTATTATAATGGCGAAGGGCATCTGACCGAATTCCGCATTGCCTGTTGCGCGAAAAAAAATGAGCGCTGGCGGCGCGTCGGGCTTTACACCCCTGATTTTCTGGTCATCCGGCGCAAAGACGGAAACATCCATAAAATCCTGATTGTGGAAACCAAAGGAAGCGGTTTTGCTGCGCAGCCGGAGTTTATCGCGCGCAAGAATTTTGTGGAGTCGGAATTCCTTAAGATGAATAACGAGAAATTCGGCTACCGCCGTTTTGACTACCTCTATCTCCCGGAAGATCCCGACATTAACAAAACCCTTCTTTTGTTCAAAACAAGAATCGAATCATTTTTTAAGGAGAATTAAGCCATGCCTGTGAAATACATACCCTATTATCCCAATACCGTAACGGGGCAGGCGATATTAGACAACATCACCCGCACCCGCCGGGTATTGCGCTACCGGGACAACGGCAAGGTGGTGGACCGCATCAAACGGGGAATGCCGTATTATGAACTGGAAAAGATTGAGGAAGTAAGAAGCCAGACTGACATTCCTTTGCCAAATAAAGAGGAAGAACACGGGGAATTTCAAAATCTTCTCATCCGCGGCGAGTGCATTTCCGCCTGCGCTTACTTGCAAGATCAAGGCGTCAAGGTTGACCTTGTCTATATCGACCCGCCCTTTGCCAGCGGCGCGGATTACGCGAAGAAAGTGTACCTAAGGCGGAATCCTGAGTTTGCCGAAAAAATCGCCAACGCGGAAGAGGAAATGGATCTGGAAGAACTCCGCTCCTTTGAAGAAAAGATGTACGGCGACATCTGGAACAAGGAAGATTACCTGAACTGGATGTATGAAAACCTCACGGCCATTAAAAGTGTGATGAGTGAAACAGCCAGCATTTATGTGCACTTGGACTGGCATATCGGGCATTATGTCAAGGTGCTGATGGATGAGGTGTTTGGCGAGGATAACTATAAAAACGAACTGATATGGCAAAAAACGACGGCGCCAAAGGCTCAATCTGGGCAATTTGCTAATGTACACGATATGATATATCTGTACTCATGCACTGATGATTATCTATTTAATAAACTTTACACAGATTATAGCGAACAATACTTACAAGACTTTTATAAATATGAAACAACGGACGGTAGAAAATACAGGATTTCAGACTTTTCACAAGCTGGGCAAGGAAGCCCAATGTATTTTGGAAAAGACGGAAAATCACTTTTATTAGAGCCTCCATCAGGAAAACACTGGATATGGGGTCAAAATAAAATTACCGATGGTGTGATAAATAAACGTATTATTTTATCAACAAATAATGTCCCCGGATTAATACGTTATTTAGACGAAATGCCAGGGAATCCATTAAGAGATATATGGACAGATTTAAGTGCAATAGGACCTGGGGCAAATGAGAATGCTAACTACGCCACCCAAAAGCCCGAAGCTTTGCTCGAACGAGTCATCCAGGCGTCTTCCAATGAAGGCATGATCATCGCCGATTTTTTCGGCGGCAGCGGTGTTACGGCCAAAGTTGCGCATGACCTTGACCGCAAGTTTATTCATGTGGATGTGGGGATCAATAGCATTCAGACCACGCGTGACCGGCTGATTGCCGTCGGCGCCCAATTCGATATTTACGATATTCAGGACGGCGTGTCGCTTTTCCGCAACCCCGTGCAGACCATGGATAAATTGAAACGCCTGATTGCCGGCCTGAAAAATGAGGATTCTATAGACAGCTTCTGGGAAGGCGCGGTGAACGACAGCAAACTCGGCCTTATGCCGGTATATGTGCCGAACCTTCTTGACCACAGCACAAAGGTGCTCGACATACCGCTTATGAACCGCATCATGAACGAAGCGCTGCCCGACCTGCCGGACGGCGTGAAGCAGGTCATTGTTTACTATGTGGACATCGAAAACGAGCCGGAACTGAAAAAGTTTATCGCCGACTATAATGCGACCAATATTCAGATTGAACTGCGGGATTTAAAGAGCATCCTCGATGAATGCGTTATCAACGATGAAGCGGATTATCAGCTTGAAGAAGTGGAGAGCGGATTTGCCATAGAATTTAAGTCCTTTGTCAGCGACCGGCTTATTCAGAAGATTGACGTCTACAACCAGAAAAAACTCTTAAACGACGCTAAAAACGGATCGTTTGATGAAAACGGTTCTGCAAATGGCGATAACGGCAACGCCGAAAACGGCAATGGGAGCGGCAGCAAAAAACCGTTTACTCCGATAGAAATCAGCAACAGGGGGTTGGAACTAATCGAGCTTGTCAGCCTTGATTGTACAAATTCTGACGGCGTCTGGAAAAACGATATGGAACTCAAAGTGGATAAGAATGGCCATGTCATTCTGAATGGCCGCAAGACAAAGGAATACTGGCACGGCAAAATCGTTGCCGCAAAGAAGCCGTTGCGAATGAAGATACGGAATATCGCCGGAGACGAGTCTGTTATTAATTTACAAGAGAGGTAATTGCAAAACTCCGTGTCATGCCCGAAAGCGGAGCTTAATGTACACAATGCTTTTGTCGGGCATCCATGATTTAAAATAGTTAAAAACTGGATTATGAACATTAAACTTCGTTTTCCCGCCCAGAAGCGTCGCGGGAATGACAAAAGGGTATAGATTTTCAAAGCTCTCTCCGCTGACGTCGCCCGGGGTGTCCCACTATCCATTTACTAAGTGTATTTGTACGAATTAGTAATTAATAGTTAATATATGTCTTTTTTGCGTTGCAATTTTCTTCTCCATCCTTTATAAGTGCCGTCAGTTTTTGAAATGCGCCCCCGCTGGGGTAATTATTCCCAATAAAAGCGGTCGGCAAGGTGATTAGTGACGGAGAACGATATTATTGGAGGGTGAGAAAATGAAACAAGGTGGGAAGATGGGTTGGAGAGCGGCGCTGGTCGCCCTTGCAGTGATGACGGTTATGGCGTTGCCAGGCTTCGCGGCGGGCCCGGCGCAGAGGAACATAATCCTGGCCACGACAACCAGCACGCAGGATTCGGGGCTCTTGGACGTCCTGATCCCGGTCTTTGAAAAGAAGACCGGCTATTTTGTCAAGACAATCGCCGTCGGTTCCGGCCAGGCGATGGCGATGGGGCAGAAGGGCGAGGCGGATGTGCTCTTGGTGCATTCGCCCGCGGCGGAGAAAAAGTTCATGGCGGAGGGATACGGGGTGAACCGCCTGATCGTGATGCACAACGATTTCGTTGTAGTTGGCGCGCCTGCCGATCCGGCCGGGATCAAAGGGACAAAAAGCACGCCGGAGGCCTTCAGTAAAATTGCTGCCGCGGGATCATTGTTCCTGTCGCGGGCGGACAATTCCGGCACCCATGCCAAGGAAAAGGGCGTCTGGAAGGCCGCGGGGATCAACCCCGAGGGGCAGAAATTCTATCAGCAGACCGGCCTGGGCATGGGGCAGACGCTGAACGTCGCGGCAGAGAAGAAGGGATATACACTGGCCGACCGGGGAACCTATCTTTCCATGAAAAAAAATCTTGGCCTGGATATCCTGAAGGAGGGCGACCCGATCCTGCTTAACGTCTATCATGTGATTCAGGTCAATCCGGCGAAATGGCCGAAGGTAAATGCCGAAGGCGCGAAGGCCTTTTCCGACTTCATGGTCTCCGCAGAAACTCAGGGAATCATCAAGACCTTCGGCATCGCCAAATTTGGAGGAGCGCTTTTCTTTCCCGATGCGGGCAAGAAGGAATAGCAGAGCCGGGGCAGTATGGAACTGATTATTGAGGGGTTCAGGCAGGCATTTTATCTGATCTTTACGCTGGATCGGGAAGTCATCGGGATCACGCTGCTGTCGCTCAAGGTGTCGGGGAGCGCGACCTTGATCAGCATGGTCGGCGGCATCTTTGTCGGCACGGCGGTAGCGCTCGCCCGATTTCCGGGAAGGCAGTTGGTCGTGAGCCTGATCAACACCGGGATGGGACTCCCGCCGGTGGTAGTCGGTCTCTTCGTGACGATTTTCCTCTGGCGCAACGGTCCTTTAGGTTATCTGGATATTCTCTATACGCCGACTGCGATCATCCTGGCCCAGACCGTGATTGCCGCCCCGATCGTCACAGGCATAACGCTCGCGGCCATCCAGAACCTGCCTCCCAATCTTCGCCTCCAGATCCTCGCCCTGGGCGCCACGCGCCTCCAGATGGTCTGGCTGCTGGTGAAGGAGGCGCGCCTGCCGCTTTTGGCCGCCGTAATGGCCGGCTTCGGCGGCGTCATCTCGGAGGTCGGGGCATCCATCATGGTCGGCGGGAACATCAAGGGCTACTCCCGTGTTCTGACGACGGCGACGGTGATGGAGACGAGCCGGGGGAATTTCGAAATCGCCATCGCCCTTTCGGTAATTCTGATGCTGCTCTCCTTTCTTGTGAACGCGATCCTCACGAGGATTCAGCAGCGGGAGAGAC carries:
- a CDS encoding DEAD/DEAH box helicase family protein: MLYRLILQKAQEWLASERCTIRPLLDYINANGNLREAQVQALLVYLFLKIAGGNKRLGTLFAEGFFARPEDLASLNINQAARAVFEANPASRALFDLSRTPLNGPTSGNGHGKKNQRTLFPDLEKHLLAHPRETDYLAISKKLFYNVEYPDFLFSLPMGAGKTFLMAAIIYLDLYFALNEPDNKHFAHNFLILAPSGLKSSIIPSLKTIERFDPSWILPEPSASALKRMIRFEVLDQPKSAKRSNKARNPNAQKIANYQPFDALMGLVLVVNAEKVILDRLDLTAQGELFEHNEDEKDRLANELRNIIGKIPALQIHIDEVHHAATDDIKLRQVVNKWSAGGTINSVLGFSGTPYLGSAEGVKISDSLQLKFTQITNTVFYYPLTTAVKKFLKKPRVEQTSGLASLQIIEKGVTDFLETFGNIVYENGAIAKLAVYCGSIARLEEEVYPYLTGTMNIKPDEILKYHKGNKIYKTTKEAETEFNSIDTPVSKKKIILLVQIGKEGWDCRSLTGVILSQKGDCPTNMVLQTSCRCLRQVDKGRHETAVIWLNDENAKTLDKQLKEEQHTSIQELTMLGKDGEPVMVERISRMDYLKLPKVDFYQLHVESSAIASEEAVNPGQNLSNVNVKDHFDTATVIERGLSPDELKTKDILARIEGERAGFDLWIYVISRESMGSIARSDLYPYQLELKSIFDAITFEKGAARYFNSLFRQDEIRARIRLAFHKHRELEIKSEIVLQSASLLVIEKLSPVEEQDKLYPHAAEVKEIIQADATGKDMALLQKEVEAAQRKMQEFIASQPNPDLFAMAGFNAQVPKIFSQALISKNRTFHYLPYNFYQSRFELNFLKEVVSLATFTENNLEVYYNGEGHLTEFRIACCAKKNERWRRVGLYTPDFLVIRRKDGNIHKILIVETKGSGFAAQPEFIARKNFVESEFLKMNNEKFGYRRFDYLYLPEDPDINKTLLLFKTRIESFFKEN
- a CDS encoding site-specific DNA-methyltransferase — its product is MPVKYIPYYPNTVTGQAILDNITRTRRVLRYRDNGKVVDRIKRGMPYYELEKIEEVRSQTDIPLPNKEEEHGEFQNLLIRGECISACAYLQDQGVKVDLVYIDPPFASGADYAKKVYLRRNPEFAEKIANAEEEMDLEELRSFEEKMYGDIWNKEDYLNWMYENLTAIKSVMSETASIYVHLDWHIGHYVKVLMDEVFGEDNYKNELIWQKTTAPKAQSGQFANVHDMIYLYSCTDDYLFNKLYTDYSEQYLQDFYKYETTDGRKYRISDFSQAGQGSPMYFGKDGKSLLLEPPSGKHWIWGQNKITDGVINKRIILSTNNVPGLIRYLDEMPGNPLRDIWTDLSAIGPGANENANYATQKPEALLERVIQASSNEGMIIADFFGGSGVTAKVAHDLDRKFIHVDVGINSIQTTRDRLIAVGAQFDIYDIQDGVSLFRNPVQTMDKLKRLIAGLKNEDSIDSFWEGAVNDSKLGLMPVYVPNLLDHSTKVLDIPLMNRIMNEALPDLPDGVKQVIVYYVDIENEPELKKFIADYNATNIQIELRDLKSILDECVINDEADYQLEEVESGFAIEFKSFVSDRLIQKIDVYNQKKLLNDAKNGSFDENGSANGDNGNAENGNGSGSKKPFTPIEISNRGLELIELVSLDCTNSDGVWKNDMELKVDKNGHVILNGRKTKEYWHGKIVAAKKPLRMKIRNIAGDESVINLQER
- a CDS encoding substrate-binding domain-containing protein is translated as MKQGGKMGWRAALVALAVMTVMALPGFAAGPAQRNIILATTTSTQDSGLLDVLIPVFEKKTGYFVKTIAVGSGQAMAMGQKGEADVLLVHSPAAEKKFMAEGYGVNRLIVMHNDFVVVGAPADPAGIKGTKSTPEAFSKIAAAGSLFLSRADNSGTHAKEKGVWKAAGINPEGQKFYQQTGLGMGQTLNVAAEKKGYTLADRGTYLSMKKNLGLDILKEGDPILLNVYHVIQVNPAKWPKVNAEGAKAFSDFMVSAETQGIIKTFGIAKFGGALFFPDAGKKE
- a CDS encoding ABC transporter permease; its protein translation is MELIIEGFRQAFYLIFTLDREVIGITLLSLKVSGSATLISMVGGIFVGTAVALARFPGRQLVVSLINTGMGLPPVVVGLFVTIFLWRNGPLGYLDILYTPTAIILAQTVIAAPIVTGITLAAIQNLPPNLRLQILALGATRLQMVWLLVKEARLPLLAAVMAGFGGVISEVGASIMVGGNIKGYSRVLTTATVMETSRGNFEIAIALSVILMLLSFLVNAILTRIQQRERPR